CAGTGATTTGACCAATTCGAGTACAAGACACGTTCAGTTTTTTCAAGCGTAATTCTAATTCATCTTTATATTCGGGCGGTATGGTAAAACAAAGTTCATAATCTTCTCCGCCAGTTAAGGCAAATTGTTCCGCTTGAACGCGATCATATTTATGCAAAATCGCTGATGAAAGAGGTAATGAAGAAAATTCAACTTCGGCACTACATTGGCTTCGTTCAAGAATATGCCCTAAATCAGAGATTAACCCATCGGAAAGATCAATGGCTGCATGGGCAATATCAATTAACACCCGTCCAAGTTCAATTCTAGGTGTGGGTCTAAGATGACGTTGTTGCAAAAAAACATCATCAGAATCAACCGCACTTTTGCCCGATAAAATTTGCGTTAAACCTGCTGCGCTATCGCCTAAGGTGCCTGAAACATAAATTAAATCGCCGATTTGTGCTTTATGCCGACAAATTCCTTTGTCTTTTTCGACAAAGCCTTGTGCCGTAATCGTAATAGACAAATTACCTTTTGTAGTATCGCCACCAATTAATGTGACGTTGTATTGTTTTAATGTATGCAATAAACTTTGACTAAATGTTGAAAGCCAATTTTCATCTACATTTGGCAAAGTTAATGCCAGAGAAACCCATTTTGGCAAAGCCCCCATTGCAGCAAGATCACTTAAATTTGTTGCAACGGCTTTGTAAGCTAAATCTTCAGGAGAAATGCTTGGTAAAAAATGCGTATTTTCCACCATTGTATCCGTCGTAATGGCAAGCTGATAATTCTCAGGAATAGAAACCAGCGCACAATCGTCGCCAATAGACAATTGAACGGAATCATCAACTAATATTTGTTGCTGAAAATATCCTTTAATTAAATCAAATTCACCCATTGCCATTTTTCACCTATCTTATTAAAGAAAAGGCACGCGTTAAAAACGCGCGCCATTTTCAGTTTAAAAGGATTATTTACGCCCTAATGCTGGTGCGATTTTATCAAGTACGCCATTGATATATTTATGGCTTTCATCTGCACCGAAGACTTTTGCCACTTCAATCGCTTCATTGATAACCACTTTATATGGCACATCTAACTCGAAGCGCAATTCATAAACGGCTAAACGCAAAATTGCCGTTTCAATAGGATCAAGCTCATCAAAAGCGCGGTCAGTATAAGGCGAAATTGAAAAATCAACGGTTTCAATATTTTCTACTGTTTGACGAAATAATTTACGGAAGTAAGGTTTATCTACCCCATCCATATCTTGATCTAACACAAAGGCTAATTCCACTTGTTCTACAGTATTGCCGGATACTGCCCAAGAATACAAGGCTTGAACAGTACATTCACGCGCACGACGACGAGCAGAAGGCTTTTTCACTTGTTTTTGTTCTGTCATCATTTATGCCGCATCAATTTGTTGAATAAGATTAACCATTTCAAGTGCGGTTAAGGCTGCTTCTGCACCTTTATTACCTGCTTTAGTGCCAGCACGTTCAATTGCTTGCTCAATATTTTCTGTGGTTAATACGCCAAAAGCGACTGGGATTTCAGCATCCATTGCAACTTTTCCTAAACCGCTGCTTGCTTCCCCTGCTACATATTCAAAGTGTGCTGTACCACCACGGATAACTGTACCTAATGCCACAATCGCATCAAATTTTTTACTTTCGGCTAAACGACGAGCAACTAATGGCAATTCATAGGCACCAGGAGCACGCACGATAGTGATATTTTCATCTTTCACTTGACCGATACGTTTTAATGCATCAATTGCGCCTTCTAATAAACTTTCATTAATAAAACTGTTAAAACGAGCAATTGCTACTGCAACTTTTGCATTAGGTGCTGCGACTGAGCCTTCTAAAACTTTCATATTTTTTCCTATTATTAGCCATAATGATTTTGGCTCGGGATTTTAGCACAAAATCGCATATATTCAATATTAATAAGGCTTTACCCCATTTTATTTGAGGTATGTTTTTAAGACTATTTTAGTGTTCATAGACCGCACCAATACTATATTTTTATGGAAAATTTCCTTTATTAAGGTAAACTATCAGCCGTTTTGTGTGAATTAAATTTAGTTACAGAGGTTTAATATGTCTAAAGTGGCATCGATTGTTGATGTATTACGAGGAAAAGTGGCGATTGGCGAAACCGTCACTGTGCGTGGTTGGGTACGTACCCGTCGCGATTCTAAAGCAGGCTTATCTTTCTTAGCAGTTTATGACGGTTCTTGCTTTGATCCAATTCAAGCGATTATTAATAACGATATTGAAAATTACGAAAACGAAATTTTACGTTTAACAACAGGCTGTTCTGTCATTGTAACAGGTAAAATCGTTGAATCTCCTGCAGAAGGACAAGCGGTTGAATTACAAGCAGAAAAAGTGGAAGTGACAGGGTTTGTTGAAGATCCAGATACTTACCCAATGGCAGCAAAACGCCACTCTATTGAATATTTACGCGAAGTGGCTCACTTGCGTCCTCGCACTAATATTATTGGTGCTGTCGCACGTGTTCGCCATTGTTTATCTCAAGCAATTCACCGTTTCTTCCATGAGCAAGGCTTCTACTGGGTGGCAACTCCATTAATTACTGCATCAGATACTGAAGGTGCAGGTGAAATGTTCCGTGTTTCAACGCTTGATTTAGAAAATCTTCCACGTGGTGAAAATGGAAAAGTTGATTTCAGCCAAGATTTCTTCGGTAAAGAATCATTTTTAACGGTTTCAGGTCAGTTAAACGGCGAAACCTATGCTTGTGCATTAAGCAAAATTTATACTTTCGGCCCAACATTCCGTGCGGAAAACTCGAATACTACCCGTCACTTAGCTGAATTCTGGATGGTTGAACCTGAAGTTGCATTTGCAACGTTAGAGGATAACGCAAAACTTGCAGAAGATATGTTGAAATACGTATTCCGTGCAGTATTAGCAGAGCGTAAAGACGACTTACAATTCTTTGAAAAACATGTAGATAAAGATGTTATTACGCGTCTAGAAAACTTTGTAAACTCAGATTTTGCACAAATTGACTATACTGATGCCATTGATGTGTTATTAAAATCTGGTAAGAAATTTGAATTCCCTGTTTCTTGGGGTATCGATCTTTCTTCTGAACACGAACGTTTCTTGGCGGAAGAATATTTCAAATCACCGGTTGTGGTGAAAAACTATCCAAAAGACATTAAAGCATTCTATATGCGTTTAAATGACGATGGAAAAACGGTGGCAGCAATGGACGTGTTAGCACCGGGAATTGGTGAAATCATCGGTGGTTCACAACGTGAAGAACGTTTAGAGGTGCTTGATAAACGTATGGAAGAAATGGGATTAAATCCAGATGATTATTGGTGGTATCGCGATCTTCGTAAATATGGTAGCGTTCCACATTCTGGTTTTGGTCTTGGTTTTGAACGCTTAATCGTCTATGTAACTGGCGTGCAAAATATTCGTGATGTGATTCCATTCCCACGCGCGCCAAGAAATGCGAATTTCTAATTAAATTTAACGTTAATATTGACCGCACTTACGCCAAAGTGCGGTCAATTTTTTCAGAATTTTAAGGAAAGCAAAATGGATAAAATTAAACAACTCTTTGCCAACAATTACAGTTGGGCGCAAAGAATGAAGGAAGAAAATTCAACTTACTTCAAAGAACTTGCGGATCATCAAACGCCACATTACCTTTGGATTGGTTGCTCTGATAGCCGTGTGCCCGCTGAGAAATTGACAAATCTTGAACCAGGCGAGCTTTTTGTTCACCGTAATGTTGCTAACCAAGTAATTCACACAGATTTTAATTGCCTTTCTGTTGTGCAATATGCCGTCGATGTACTTAAAATCGAACATATTATTATCTGTGGTCACACCAACTGCGGAGGAATTCACGCTGCTATGACAGATAAAGATTTAGGGCTTATCAACAACTGGCTTCTTCATATTCGCGATATTTGGTTTAAACACGGACATCTTCTCGGTAAACTTTCCCCAGAAAAACGTGCCGATATGCTAACTAAAATTAACGTAGCGGAACAGGTTTACAATCTAGGGCGTACATCAATTGTAAAAAGCGCTTGGGAACGCGGACAAAAACTCTCATTGCACGGCTGGGTATATGACGTAAATGATGGATTTTTAGTGGATCAAGGTGTAATGGCAACCAGTAGAGAAACCCTTGAAATTTCCTATCGAAACGCTATCGCTCGTTTATCAATACTTGATGAAGAAAATATTTTGAAAAAAGATCATATTGAACCAACAGCAAATTGATACTCGCAATATTTCCACTAGAATTTCATTTATCTATTGTAGAATTTTATTGCTTGTAATGTCTTTTTATTGCAGCAGATTTTGTAAGTTTAGGTCGAGAAAAATGACAGTGGATAAAATAAAAAAGAAGCTAATTTTCCCGAAAATTTGCAAACAATATCATAAATAAAAACATTTGAGCGTTTTTGCACAATTTTAGTTAATAAGATTTTCTATACTGATACCTCATTTACATCAGAAAAGGGAAAATTATGAAAAAAATGATCTCAAGCGTATTTTGTTCGCTTATTGCTGGTACAGCTTGTGCAAAAACTCATCTGTTTTTAGCATTAATGTGCCAGATTTACCTAAACACGGATTTCACGCTAAAAACTTGTTAAGTGCCGATTATGGTTTTGGTTGCAATGGAGGAAATCTGTCACCAGCGATTTCTTGGGCGAATGCCCCGAAAGGGACGAAAAGTTTTGTAGTAACGATCTATGATAAAGATGCACCAACAGGCATTGGCTGGATGCATTGGATAGTTACAAATATTCCTGCAAATACGACCGCTCTTCCTGAAGGCATTAAAGCTGATGGTACTAATTTACCACAAGGTGCGCTGCAAACCCACACTGATTTTGGCGTGCCAGGATTTGGCGGAGCTTGTCCACCCGAAGGACAAAAACATCGTTATGAAATTAAAGTCACAGCAGTAAGTCTAGAAACCTTGCCAAATGTGACGGCAGATACACCAGCTTGGATAATTTTCTCTCCATTTATCCAACGCAAAATTTTTCTACCACGCCTAACCTAAATAACGGCAGGTTGCGTAAAATAGGATTTATCTAGTTTCAATTTATGTCTTTGTATAATGGTATTTTTTTCAGCAAGATTAGGACGAATGGGCATAAAAATTCCTTGTAAAAGTGCGGTCATTTTAAGTAATTTTTTATGAGTGTTCTAAATTATGCTAAACTCTCTCCCAATTTTTAAATGAAGGATCATTTAGAATAATCTGCTACCTATACAGATAAAATTATCGTTCAGTTATGTAATCAAATAATAGATGGAGAAGATTGCGAAGAATTTAACTGATTTATAGCTTTTGATATGATTATTTATAATAAAAAGAGCAGTTAAAAATTATGATATTTTTAACCGCCCTTTGTTTTGTTAAAGGTTAGATTGAACGCTTAACCTCAACCACTTCAAACACCTCGATTTGGTCGCCGACTTTTACATCGTTGTAGTTTTTCACGCCGATACCACATTCCATACCGTTACGAACTTCAGATACATCATCTTTGAAACGACGAAGAGATTCTAATTCCCCTTCAAAGATAACGACGTTGTCACGTAATACACGGATTGGGTTGTTACGTTTCACTACCCCCTCGGTTACCATACAACCTGCGATTGCACCAAATTTCGGATGACGGAATACATCACGAACTTCAGCTAAGCCAATAATTTCTTGTTTAAATTCAGGCTCTAACATACCGCTCATTGCTGCTTTAATTTCATTCAACAATTCATAAATGATTGAGTAATAATGTAAATCAATGTTTTCTGCCTCAATGACACGACGAGCTGTTGCATCCGCACGAACATTAAAGCCAACAATGATGGCATTAGATGCTGCCGCTAAAGTTGCATCAGTTTCAGTAATACCACCTACACCTGAACCAACAACTTTAACTTTTACTTCATTAGTAGAAAGTTCATTTAATGCTTGAACAATCGCTTCTACGGAGCCTTGTACGTCCGCTTTCACAATGACGTTCAATTCAGCCACATCGCCTTCAGACATATTGCTAAACATATTTTCAAGTTTCGCTTTTTGCTGGCGAGCTAATTTCACTTCACGGAATTTACCTTGACGATATAACGCCACTTCACGTGCTTTTTTCTCATCACGTACAACGGTTGCTTCATCCCCCGCTGCAGGCACACCTGAAAGACCTAATAATTCAACTGGAATTGAAGGACCAGCTTCATCAACTTCTTTTCCGTTTTCATCACGCATTGCTCGTACACGGCCGTATTCAAAACCACAAAGTACGATGTCACCTTTACGTAGTGTACCTGATTGCACCAAGATAGTTGCCACAGGCCCTCGACCTTTATCCAAGTAAGATTCAATGACTACACCACTTGCCATACCGTCTTTTACAGCAGTCAATTCAAGCACTTCTGATTGAAGTAGGATAGCATCTAATAAATCATCAACCCCTGTACCTTTCTTCGCAGATACTGGGACAAATTGCACATCGCCACCGAATTTTTCAGAAATGACATCATGTTGTAATAATTCTTGCTCAACACGGTCTGGATTTGCTTCTGGTTTATCAATTTTATTTACTGCAACCACTAAAGGCGCACCTGCTGCTTTTGCGTGTTGAATCGCTTCGATAGTTTGAGGCATCACACCATCATCGGCCGCAACAACAAGAACAACAATATCTGTTGCTTTTGCACCACGCGCACGCATAGAAGTAAAGGCAGCATGTCCTGGAGTATCCAAGAAAGTGATCATTTTGCCATCATCCATTTCTACGTGATACGCACCGATATGTTGGGTAATACCACCTGCTTCGCCTGCAGCCACTTTCGCTTTACGAATATAGTCTAGTAAAGAAGTTTTACCGTGATCAACGTGTCCCATAATAGTTACAACTGGCGCACGCGTTACTTTTTCTGCGTTTACATCACGATCGCCTAATACTGCTTCTTCAAGCTCATTTTCATTGCGAAGAATCACTTTATGACCAAGTTCTTCCGCTACTAATTGAGCGGTTTCTTGATCGATAACTTGGTTGATGGTGACCATTTCACCCATTTTCATCATCACTTTAATGATTTCTGTCGCTTTCACCGACATTTTGTTCGCAAGTTCTGCAACGGTAATGGTTTCGCCAATCACAACATCTGCTTTTACTACTTGAACTGGTTTAGTAAAAGCTTGTTGAAGTGCGGTGCCTTTTTTTCCATTTTTACCTTTACCAAACTTAGCATCTTTTTGATTTTTACGATTAGATTCGCGCTCGTTTTTCGAGTTTTTGCTATTTTCATCGTCACGACCGCCTTTTTTTGCTTTTGCTACTTTATTTTTACCTCGACCACGATTTTCATTACGACGATCTTCTTCATCTTCTGCTTCAAGTGCATATCTTGAACTTAAATTGTAATCAGAATAGTCTTCTGAAGAAGATTCATTGTCTGAATCATCTGCTTCAGCATAACGTTTAGCTTCTTCTGCTGCACGACGAGCTTGTTCTTCTGCTTTTTGACGAGCCACTTCTTCAGCTTTACGACGAAGTTCAGCTTCTTCTGCTTTACGTTTCTCTTTTTCAGGATCAACAAATTTAGCTTTAGAATCTACCGCACTTTTTGCTGGCTTAGCGGTTTCTGCTTTCGCTTTTTCAGCTTTTGATTTTTCATCAGCTTCTTTCTTAGTTGCCGCTTTTTCAGCTTCTAAACGAGCTTTTTCTTCTGCCGCTTTTTGTTCAGCAATTTTTTTCGCTTCCGCTTCTTGCTGTGCTTTTAATTTTGCTTCTTCTTGTTGAGCAATATCGGTTTTTACTGTGCGTTTTTTACGTACTTCTACTTGTACAGCTTTACTTTTTCCACTCGTTGTTGTACCACTCACTGTAGTTTTTGTTCTGCGTTGAATGCTTAATTTTTTTGGCACATCAGCCTTTACATCTTCAGTCATTACAGCTCTCCTTATTCTTCTTCGCCAAACCAACAAATATTACGTGCAGCCATAATTAAATCTGCGGCCTCTTCTGCGGTTAATTCTTCAATATCAGTTAAATCATCAACGCCTTGTTCTGCGAGTTCTTCAAGGGTGGTAATTTGTTTTTCTGCTAGTTTGATCGCAACGTGACGATTCATTCCCTCTAAATTCAATAAACGATCTTCAACATTCGCTTTTTTCAGAGCTTCTTCTTCAGCTACTGCTGCGGCTGTAATCGCATTTTTAGCACGGGTTTGAAGTTCTTCAACAAGATCTTCATCTTCTAAACCATCAATTGCTGTCAATTCATTCATTGGCACATAAGCAATTTCTTCTAAACTTGTGAAACCTTCTTCCACAAGGATTTGAGCAAATTCTTCATCAAGTTCTAAGGCATTCATAAATAAGTTTAACACTTTGTTATCTTCTGCTTGATGTTTTGTGTTTAACTCATCGGTCGTCATTACGTTTAGTGTCCAACCCGTTAATTGTGTTGCTAAACGCACGTTTTGACCATTACGACCAATTGCTTGCGCAAGGTTAGCTGCTTCAACGGCAATATCCATAGAATGATTATCTTCATCAACAATAATAGAAGACACATCCGCAGGTGCCATTGCATTGATCACAAATTGCGCTGGATTATCATCCCAAAGTACAATATCAACTCGTTCACCGCCAAGTTCATTGGTAATTGCCTGAACACGTGCACCACGCATTCCTACACAAGCACCAACAGGATCGATACGTTTATCATTTGATTTTACCGCGATTTTAGCACGAGAACCCGCATCACGAGCTGCACCACGAATTTCAATCATTTCTTCGCCAATTTCAGGCACTTCAATACGGAATAATTCGATCAACATTTCTGGTTTAGAACGTGTCACAAATAATTGTGCAGTTTTGCCTTCAGGATTCACTTTATAAAGTACCCCACGAACACGATCTCCCGGACGGAAGTTTTCACGTG
The Haemophilus influenzae DNA segment above includes these coding regions:
- the thiL gene encoding thiamine-phosphate kinase, which produces MAMGEFDLIKGYFQQQILVDDSVQLSIGDDCALVSIPENYQLAITTDTMVENTHFLPSISPEDLAYKAVATNLSDLAAMGALPKWVSLALTLPNVDENWLSTFSQSLLHTLKQYNVTLIGGDTTKGNLSITITAQGFVEKDKGICRHKAQIGDLIYVSGTLGDSAAGLTQILSGKSAVDSDDVFLQQRHLRPTPRIELGRVLIDIAHAAIDLSDGLISDLGHILERSQCSAEVEFSSLPLSSAILHKYDRVQAEQFALTGGEDYELCFTIPPEYKDELELRLKKLNVSCTRIGQITEKCGDFSPRFLRDGKPVYITFSSGFDHFKESK
- the infB gene encoding translation initiation factor IF-2, whose protein sequence is MTEDVKADVPKKLSIQRRTKTTVSGTTTSGKSKAVQVEVRKKRTVKTDIAQQEEAKLKAQQEAEAKKIAEQKAAEEKARLEAEKAATKKEADEKSKAEKAKAETAKPAKSAVDSKAKFVDPEKEKRKAEEAELRRKAEEVARQKAEEQARRAAEEAKRYAEADDSDNESSSEDYSDYNLSSRYALEAEDEEDRRNENRGRGKNKVAKAKKGGRDDENSKNSKNERESNRKNQKDAKFGKGKNGKKGTALQQAFTKPVQVVKADVVIGETITVAELANKMSVKATEIIKVMMKMGEMVTINQVIDQETAQLVAEELGHKVILRNENELEEAVLGDRDVNAEKVTRAPVVTIMGHVDHGKTSLLDYIRKAKVAAGEAGGITQHIGAYHVEMDDGKMITFLDTPGHAAFTSMRARGAKATDIVVLVVAADDGVMPQTIEAIQHAKAAGAPLVVAVNKIDKPEANPDRVEQELLQHDVISEKFGGDVQFVPVSAKKGTGVDDLLDAILLQSEVLELTAVKDGMASGVVIESYLDKGRGPVATILVQSGTLRKGDIVLCGFEYGRVRAMRDENGKEVDEAGPSIPVELLGLSGVPAAGDEATVVRDEKKAREVALYRQGKFREVKLARQQKAKLENMFSNMSEGDVAELNVIVKADVQGSVEAIVQALNELSTNEVKVKVVGSGVGGITETDATLAAASNAIIVGFNVRADATARRVIEAENIDLHYYSIIYELLNEIKAAMSGMLEPEFKQEIIGLAEVRDVFRHPKFGAIAGCMVTEGVVKRNNPIRVLRDNVVIFEGELESLRRFKDDVSEVRNGMECGIGVKNYNDVKVGDQIEVFEVVEVKRSI
- the can gene encoding carbonate dehydratase, which produces MDKIKQLFANNYSWAQRMKEENSTYFKELADHQTPHYLWIGCSDSRVPAEKLTNLEPGELFVHRNVANQVIHTDFNCLSVVQYAVDVLKIEHIIICGHTNCGGIHAAMTDKDLGLINNWLLHIRDIWFKHGHLLGKLSPEKRADMLTKINVAEQVYNLGRTSIVKSAWERGQKLSLHGWVYDVNDGFLVDQGVMATSRETLEISYRNAIARLSILDEENILKKDHIEPTAN
- the asnS gene encoding asparagine--tRNA ligase encodes the protein MSKVASIVDVLRGKVAIGETVTVRGWVRTRRDSKAGLSFLAVYDGSCFDPIQAIINNDIENYENEILRLTTGCSVIVTGKIVESPAEGQAVELQAEKVEVTGFVEDPDTYPMAAKRHSIEYLREVAHLRPRTNIIGAVARVRHCLSQAIHRFFHEQGFYWVATPLITASDTEGAGEMFRVSTLDLENLPRGENGKVDFSQDFFGKESFLTVSGQLNGETYACALSKIYTFGPTFRAENSNTTRHLAEFWMVEPEVAFATLEDNAKLAEDMLKYVFRAVLAERKDDLQFFEKHVDKDVITRLENFVNSDFAQIDYTDAIDVLLKSGKKFEFPVSWGIDLSSEHERFLAEEYFKSPVVVKNYPKDIKAFYMRLNDDGKTVAAMDVLAPGIGEIIGGSQREERLEVLDKRMEEMGLNPDDYWWYRDLRKYGSVPHSGFGLGFERLIVYVTGVQNIRDVIPFPRAPRNANF
- a CDS encoding YbhB/YbcL family Raf kinase inhibitor-like protein; protein product: MPDLPKHGFHAKNLLSADYGFGCNGGNLSPAISWANAPKGTKSFVVTIYDKDAPTGIGWMHWIVTNIPANTTALPEGIKADGTNLPQGALQTHTDFGVPGFGGACPPEGQKHRYEIKVTAVSLETLPNVTADTPAWIIFSPFIQRKIFLPRLT
- the ribE gene encoding 6,7-dimethyl-8-ribityllumazine synthase, whose product is MKVLEGSVAAPNAKVAVAIARFNSFINESLLEGAIDALKRIGQVKDENITIVRAPGAYELPLVARRLAESKKFDAIVALGTVIRGGTAHFEYVAGEASSGLGKVAMDAEIPVAFGVLTTENIEQAIERAGTKAGNKGAEAALTALEMVNLIQQIDAA
- the nusB gene encoding transcription antitermination factor NusB is translated as MTEQKQVKKPSARRRARECTVQALYSWAVSGNTVEQVELAFVLDQDMDGVDKPYFRKLFRQTVENIETVDFSISPYTDRAFDELDPIETAILRLAVYELRFELDVPYKVVINEAIEVAKVFGADESHKYINGVLDKIAPALGRK
- the nusA gene encoding transcription termination factor NusA, whose translation is MSKEILLAAEAVSNEKLLPREKIFEALESAIAISTKKKFEYETDIRVSINPKTGEFDTFRRWLVVDEVKVPTKEITLEAAQFDDPNLQLGEYVEDQIESIAFDRIAMQTARQVISTKIREAERAKVVEQFREEEGKIVTGTVKKVSRDSIILDLGNKAEAMIAREDMLPRENFRPGDRVRGVLYKVNPEGKTAQLFVTRSKPEMLIELFRIEVPEIGEEMIEIRGAARDAGSRAKIAVKSNDKRIDPVGACVGMRGARVQAITNELGGERVDIVLWDDNPAQFVINAMAPADVSSIIVDEDNHSMDIAVEAANLAQAIGRNGQNVRLATQLTGWTLNVMTTDELNTKHQAEDNKVLNLFMNALELDEEFAQILVEEGFTSLEEIAYVPMNELTAIDGLEDEDLVEELQTRAKNAITAAAVAEEEALKKANVEDRLLNLEGMNRHVAIKLAEKQITTLEELAEQGVDDLTDIEELTAEEAADLIMAARNICWFGEEE